The following are from one region of the Deltaproteobacteria bacterium genome:
- a CDS encoding NAD+ synthase, with amino-acid sequence MMEKISDYRNKRENLMKLSERISRWICDQVEAAGAAGVLVGLSGGIDSAVVAVLAQRAMGDHVLGLLLPCYSLPADERDAMMIADAFGIRRERVDLSPVYETFSQQLPEAGEMCRANLKPRLRMAALYYYANKLNYLVAGTGNKSERLMGYFTKFGDGGADLLPLGDLTKSQVRKLAEELKIPQRIIERPPSAGLWSGQTDEEDMNIRYEDLDKIIVSLEKRKEAKFPKAQLSYVKGMVARSRHKRSTPPIFHLKSV; translated from the coding sequence ATGATGGAAAAAATTTCCGACTATCGGAACAAAAGAGAAAATTTGATGAAACTTAGCGAGCGGATTAGCCGCTGGATTTGTGACCAAGTTGAAGCCGCGGGGGCCGCCGGTGTTTTGGTAGGCCTCAGCGGAGGAATCGATTCGGCAGTGGTTGCAGTTTTGGCCCAACGGGCGATGGGAGATCACGTCCTGGGGCTTCTCCTGCCTTGCTACAGCCTACCCGCAGATGAGCGCGACGCCATGATGATAGCCGATGCTTTTGGAATCCGCCGGGAACGCGTAGACCTTTCCCCGGTTTATGAAACATTCTCGCAACAACTCCCGGAAGCTGGAGAGATGTGCCGGGCCAACCTTAAACCCCGCCTACGAATGGCTGCTCTTTATTACTACGCCAACAAATTAAATTATTTGGTTGCCGGAACGGGAAACAAGTCCGAACGATTGATGGGCTACTTCACAAAATTCGGGGATGGGGGAGCTGACCTTTTACCATTGGGCGACCTTACCAAGTCTCAAGTACGCAAGCTGGCTGAAGAATTGAAAATCCCCCAACGGATCATCGAACGGCCTCCAAGCGCAGGCCTATGGAGCGGGCAAACCGATGAAGAAGATATGAACATTAGATATGAGGATTTGGACAAAATCATTGTTTCCTTAGAAAAAAGAAAAGAGGCCAAATTTCCCAAGGCTCAACTGAGTTATGTCAAGGGGATGGTGGCCCGTTCCAGACACAAACGGAGCACCCCTCCCATCTTTCATTTAAAATCCGTCTAA